The following proteins are encoded in a genomic region of Plasmodium coatneyi strain Hackeri chromosome 6, complete sequence:
- a CDS encoding Phosphomannomutase, with product MSSQKKRFFLFDMDGTLTHARAPIEERMVDVLRKLKSKGNIALGLVGGSDYRKIIEQIKYPEIFEFIFSENGVIAYRGNEQFYSESITKFLGEEKMQQLVDYCLVYIANLRVPKKRGTFIELRNGMINISPIGRNCTRDERAEFCKYDAENSVLRTFQLDLMSNFSQFDLTFSIGGQISIDCFPSGWDKTFCLRHIEGLFSEVLFFGDKTEKGGNDYEIFHDQRVRGFSVKSPEETEEIIKSFLDP from the exons atgagtTCCCAGAagaaacgtttttttttgtttgataTGGATGGGACCCTGACCCACGCGAGGGCG CCGATCGAAGAACGAATGGTGGACGTTCTACGCAAGCTCAAGTCCAAGGGGAACATCGCCCTGGGGCTGGTAGGAGGGTCAGACTACCGGAAGATCATCGAGCAGATAAAAT ACCCCGAGATTTTCGAGTTCATCTTTTCAGAGAATGGCGTGATAGCTTATAGGGGCAACGAGCAGTTCTACTCGGAG AGTATAACGAAATTTCTCGGCGAGGAGAAGATGCAGCAGCTGGTGGATTACTGTTTAGTGTATATTGCGAATCTGCGGGTGCCAAAGAAGCG AGGGACCTTCATCGAGCTACGAAACGGAATGATTAACATAAGCCCCATTGGGAGGAACTGCACACGGGATGAGCGTGCAGAATTTTGCAAATACGACGCAGAGAATTCGGTCCTGCGTACCTTCCAGTTGGATTTGATGAGCAA CTTTTCGCAGTTCGACTTGACCTTCTCTATCGGAGGTCAGATCTCCATAGACTGCTTCCCATCG GGATGGGATAAAACGTTTTGCCTGCGGCACATTGAAGGGTTGTTCAGTGAGGTTTTGTTTTTCGGTGACAAGACGGAGAAG GGAGGAAACGACTACGAAATTTTTCACGACCAGAGGGTGCGTGGATTCTCTGTTAAAAGTCCCGAAGAAACGGAGGAAATTATTAAATCGTTTTTGGACCCATAG
- a CDS encoding 3-hydroxyisobutyryl-CoA hydrolase: MWRPTCNHLVRGPHLKHLTTSASAQCHPYMPAKGHRPCNADRKLIRTSIFKDDDIYMDPLQIHNEEPNKTKYLNRASQNECVYTRSNVGMNTILMNKKYMDLKCINQLYKELLNGEINFTKRFTFLTSITNDSLTHGFNLLDLLKIVEVYQKGKNNKHADVLKKILHNINELSYLIFSYRKPLIVYCNGSVRGSGGFIPFLANNSASYFHSSYSYTNLKYSFLPYGGISYVLANMRGSIGFYLALTGEVIKSSDLVWCGLTKRWIAEDCLELMELTSESQLEVSEQDANLLLEEHFLKVPKLYTLKNYEEIIHDHFKYPSLMQIMAKLDASRKKNNPNERVRLWAEKTYQQICSQPPIAAHLTFEILHLLRTYKMELLKKAQVTKKIYNQMTQNSYKIVPTTKEEVSLAELKFTIDSELLLKALNLETNAIANFISCPDVLNGITSYLVKDTDHSFKCTYLNNSLLETKKDIIHYFLFYKNEYEFAVHDRPDISFSSLSALDRCNQPFGARDRHFYAEQSKRWSDDYLKDQLNEINKLAL; the protein is encoded by the exons ATGTGGCGCCCTACGTGTAACCACCTGGTGAGGGGCCCCCACCTTAAACACCTCACCACAAGCGCCAGTGCACAGTGCCACCCGTATATGCCCGCCAAGGGACACCGCCCCTGCAACGCAGACAGAAAGCTCATCCGAACATCCATCTTCAAAGACGATGACATATACATGGACCCCCTCCAAATTCACAACGAAGAACcgaacaaaacaaaatacCTGAACAGAGCATCACAAAACGAATGTGTATACACCCGAAGTAACGTAGGAATGAACACAATCCtcatgaacaaaaaatacatgGACCTAAAATGTATTAACCAGTTGTATAAGGAGCTACTAAATGGAGAAATaaatttcacaaaaaggTTTACCTTCCTAACATCCATCACGAATGATTCCCTAACCCATGGTTTCAATTTACTGGACCTTTTGAAAATCGTGGAGGTGtaccaaaaagggaaaaacaacaaacacGCAGATGTGCTGAAAAAGATTCTGCACAACATTAACGAGTTAAGTTACCTGATCTTTTCATATAGGAAGCCACTCATAGTCTACTGTAACGGCAGCGTTAGAGGTTCTGGGGGGTTCATCCCCTTCCTGGCCAACAACAGCGCTTCCTATTTTCACTCCTCATATTCGTACACCAATTTGAAGTACTCCTTCTTACCCTATGGTGGCATCTCCTACGTGCTAGCCAATATGAGAGGATCCATTGGATTCTACTTAGCCCTCACAGGGGAGGTAATAAAATCTTCCGATCTGGTATGGTGCGGTTTAACAAAAAGGTGGATAGCAGAAGATTGTTTGGAACTGATGGAACTCACATCGGAGTCCCAACTGGAGGTGTCCGAACAGGATGCGAACCTCCTCCTGGAAGAGCATTTTTTGAAAGTCCCCAAATTGTATAccttaaaaaattacgaagaAATAATTCACGACCATTTTAAGTACCCCTCTCTCATGCAAATTATGGCCAAGCTAGATGCAtctaggaagaaaaacaatccTAACGAAAGGGTTCGCCTCTGGGCAGAAAAAACATATCAACAGATCTGTTCGCAACCCCCCATAGCGGCACATCTAACATTTGAAATTCTGCACCTACTTAGAACGTACAAAATGGAGCTACTCAAAAAAGCCcaagtgacaaaaaaaatatacaatcAGATGACACAAAATAGTTATAAAATAGTCCCAACAaccaaggaagaagttaGCTTAGCGGAACTCAAGTTCACGATCGATTCGGAGCTCCTCTTAAAAGCATTAAACCTTGAAACGAATGCCATAGCGAACTTCATTTCTTGTCCAGACGTTCTAAATGGGATCACGTCCTACTTGGTTAAAGACACGGATCACTCCTTCAAATGCACCTACCTGAATAACTCCCTTCTTGAAACGAAGAAGGATATAATCCattacttcctcttttacaaaaatgaatacgaaTTTGCTGTACACGACAGACCAGACATAAGCTTCTCCAGTTTGAGTGCCCTAGACCGATGCAACCAGCCTTTTGGTGCACGCGACCGGCACTTTTACGCAGAGCAG AGCAAACGCTGGAGCGACGACTACCTTAAGGACCAACTGAACGAGATTAACAAACTCGCCCTGTGA
- a CDS encoding DNA polymerase gives MESMKKCPFTSVIPYGMLYEKLKKEKNNQLPENVVIQEFDQLLATYERPSPYDANGLIHISNKSDLFLFQIDIEYTVDSIFKNMVSTNDGSALTDIYSTYRTMLQNSEKNYISVPVIHIYTVTNDGYSVLVSVHNFFPYFYVEMPSNFQKEDLLKLECMMNDNLNMNNQYKMYDQKILNIEIVKTESLMYYKREGKKDFLKITVLLPKMVPTLKKFFEGVVNVNGKNIGGIVYEANLPFILRYIIDKKITGSSWLLCKKEHFYIRPKHKKISNCSFEIDISYEHLEPMPLENEYQQIPKLRILSFDIECIKLDGKGFPEAKNDPIIQISSILYFQGDPIGKCSKFIFTLKECASIPGSNVIWFHDEKTLLDAWNEFITRLDPDFLTGYNIINFDLPYILNRGTALNLKKLKMLGRIKSISSVVKESNFSSKQFGNHETKEININGRIQFDVYDLIRRDYKLKSYTLNYVSFEFLKEQKEDVHYSIMNDLQNESPESRKRIATYCIKDGILPLRLIDKLLFIYNYVEMARVTGTPFVYLLTRGQQIKVTSQLYRKCKELNYVIPSTYIKPASNEKYEGATVLEPIKGYYIEPISTLDFASLYPSIMIAHNLCYSTLVKNNSELEGLKQEEVTSIQGKSNIKFVKGSVKKGILPLIVEELIDARKKVKLLIKNETNKITKMVLNGRQLALKISANSVYGYTGAASGGQLPCLEVAVSITTLGRSMIDKTKESVEKYYSKSNGFEHNSTVVYGDTDSVMIKFGTSSIAEAMALGKDAAQRISKEFLHPIKLEFEKVYCPYLLLNKKRYAGLLYTTPEKHDKMDCKGIETVRRDFCILIQQMMETVLNKLLIEKNLNSAIEYTKSKIKDLLTNNIDMSLLVVTKSLGKTDYETRLPHVELAKKLKQRDSATAPNVGDRVSYIIIKGVKGQAQYERAEDPLYVLDNNLAIDYNHYLDAIKNTLSRIFEVIMNNSDSLFCGEHTRHKTILTSSQTALSKFLQKAVRCIGCNSSIKKPPLCNHCKSNKEFSIYMQKMNLFKNKQNEFFQLWTECQRCQGNLHAEVICMNRDCPIFYRRAKIKKDMANVQEQISALRADW, from the coding sequence ATGGAGAGCATGAAGAAGTGCCCCTTCACCAGCGTCATCCCATATGGGATGCTATATGAGAAgctgaaaaaggagaagaacaacCAGCTGCCCGAAAACGTGGTGATCCAAGAGTTTGACCAGTTGCTTGCGACGTACGAAAGACCGAGCCCCTATGACGCCAACGGGCTCATTCACATATCCAACAAGAGCgatttgttcctcttccagATAGATATAGAATACACAGTGGACAGCATTTTCAAGAACATGGTCTCCACGAATGATGGAAGCGCCTTAACGGATATCTACTCTACTTACCGAACCATGCTTCAAAACAGTGAGAAGAACTACATCTCCGTGCCGGTCATCCACATTTATACGGTAACCAACGATGGGTATAGCGTTCTCGTAAGCGTGCACAACTTTTTCCCCTACTTCTACGTGGAGATGCCAAGCAACTTCCAAAAGGAGGACCTCCTAAAGCTGGAGTGCATGATGAATGACAATCTTAACATGAATAATCAGTACAAAATGTATGACCAAAAAATTCTAAACATCGAAATTGTAAAAACGGAAAGTCTAATGTATTACAAACgtgagggaaagaaagaCTTCCTAAAAATTACGGTACTCCTCCCTAAGATGGTTCCTACTTTGAAAAAGTTTTTCGAAGGTGTTGTTAAtgtaaatggaaaaaacatcGGTGGGATTGTCTACGAAGCAAATTTGCCCTTCATTCTACGTTACATAATTGATAAGAAAATCACCGGTTCTTCTTGGCTGCTCTGCAAGAAAGAGCACTTCTACATTCGACCCAAACATAAGAAAATATCCAACTGTTCCTTCGAAATTGATATATCCTATGAACATCTAGAACCCATGCCACTGGAGAACGAATACCAGCAAATCCCCAAGTTAagaattctttccttcgACATAGAGTGTATCAAACTAGATGGAAAAGGCTTCCCCGAAGCGAAAAACGACCCCATCATACAAATATCATCCATATTATACTTTCAAGGAGACCCCATCGGAAAATGCTCTAAATTTATCTTCACCCTGAAGGAGTGTGCCAGCATCCCTGGTTCTAACGTCATATGGTTCCACGACGAGAAGACCTTACTAGATGCATGGAATGAGTTCATCACTAGACTGGATCCAGACTTCCTCACCGGTTACAACATTATAAACTTTGATTTGCCCTACATTCTAAACAGAGGAACTGCActcaatttgaaaaaattgaaaatgttgggaagaataaaaagcaTCAGCAGTGTTGTAAAGGAGTCCAACTTTTCCTCCAAACAATTTGGGAACCACGAAACGAAAGAAATTAACATAAATGGGAGAATCCAATTTGACGTCTACGATCTTATAAGGAGGGACTACAAGCTTAAATCATACACTCTTAATTACGTCTCCTTCGAATTCttgaaggaacaaaaggaaGACGTCCACTACAGCATCATGAATGATTTGCAAAATGAAAGTCCAGAGTCCAGGAAGAGAATTGCCACCTATTGTATAAAAGACggcattcttcctcttcgctTAATAGATAAATTGCTCTTCATTTACAACTACGTAGAAATGGCAAGAGTTACGGGGACACCCTTCGTTTACCTCCTCACGAGAGGTCAACAAATTAAGGTCACCTCACAACTCTACCGCAAATGCAAAGAATTGAATTATGTTATCCCTAGTACTTATATAAAACCTGCTAGCAATGAAAAGTACGAAGGAGCTACCGTTTTAGAACCCATAAAAGGGTACTACATAGAACCCATTTCGACGCTCGATTTTGCATCCCTGTACCCATCTATCATGATAGCACACAATCTGTGCTACTCCACGTTGGTCAAAAATAACTCCGAATTAGAGGGACTCAAACAGGAGGAAGTCACCTCCATTCAAGGAAAAAGCAATATCAAATTTGTAAAGGGATCCGTGAAAAAGGGAATCCTCCCCCTAATCGTAGAAGAATTAATAgatgcaagaaaaaaagtcaaacttctcataaaaaatgaaacgaaCAAAATTACCAAAATGGTGCTCAACGGAAGACAACTAGCACTGAAAATTTCAGCCAACTCTGTATACGGATACACGGGTGCCGCCTCAGGGGGACAACTACCTTGTCTAGAAGTTGCAGTGTCTATAACCACACTAGGAAGGTCCATGATTGATAAGACAAAGGAATCCGTCGAAAAGTACTACAGCAAAAGCAACGGATTTGAACACAACTCCACTGTGGTTTATGGAGACACTGACTCAGTCATGATCAAGTTTGGCACCAGCAGCATTGCCGAAGCGATGGCCTTAGGAAAAGACGCAGCGCAAAGGATAAGTAAAGAGTTCCTACACCCAATAAAGCtagaatttgaaaaagtctACTGTCCTTATCTATTGctcaacaaaaaaaggtacgCTGGACTGCTCTACACCACACCGGAAAAACACGACAAAATGGACTGCAAAGGTATCGAAACGGTTAGAAGAGATTTCTGCATTCTCATCCAACAAATGATGGAAACCGTTCTGAACAAACTCCTAATCGAAAAAAACCTGAACAGTGCTATCGAATATACAAAAAGCAAAATCAAGGACCTACTCACAAACAACATCGATATGAGTCTCCTCGTGGTAACCAAATCCTTGGGAAAAACTGACTACGAGACTAGACTACCACACGTAGAATTGGCAAAAAAGCTAAAGCAAAGAGACAGCGCCACAGCACCCAATGTAGGAGATCGAGTCAGCTATATTATAATCAAAGGGGTTAAAGGACAAGCACAATACGAACGAGCAGAGGACCCACTCTACGTCCTAGACAATAACCTAGCTATTGACTACAACCACTACCTAGATGCAATTAAGAACACCCTCTCTAGAATTTTCGAAGTTATCATGAATAACTCAGACTCCCTTTTCTGTGGTGAACACACAAGACACAAAACCATCCTAACGTCCAGCCAAACTGCTCTCTCCAAATTTCTACAAAAGGCTGTCAGATGCATCGGATGTAACAGCTCCATTAAAAAACCCCCTCTTTGCAACCACTGCAAATCCAACAAGGAGTTCTCCATctacatgcaaaaaatgaatctTTTCAAAAATAAGCAGAATGAGTTTTTCCAACTGTGGACGGAATGCCAACGGTGTCAGGGGAACCTGCACGCTGAAGTCATCTGCATGAATAGGGACTGCCCCATCTTTTACAGGAGAGCCAAAATTAAGAAAGACATGGCCAACGTGCAGGAGCAGATAAGTGCCCTGCGCGCTGACTGGTGA
- a CDS encoding Early transcribed membrane protein — MKIVKLLAIFAILPIVCLLGEEKVDVTPQNDDLKIEDLDINKKIKKLLHKRKLMMISVIAAAALAAGGILGGVGYGISQHRKKARLEKDEEPFTDIFDEPQPKKETAPFKMTSETIHPEIHVSIPEATGFVSPSNIDVQNIDEDTDILMETLVDEIGQEVREEMDQ; from the exons atgaagattGTTAAACTGCTTGCCATTTTCGCAATTTTACCCATTGTATGCTTGTTGGGAGAGGAGAAAGTGGACGTCACCCCCCAGAATGATGATCTTAAGATAGAAGACCTGGATATCAacaagaaaattaaaaaacttTTACATAAGAGAAAATTAATGATGATATCCGTAATTGCGGCGGCAGCACTGGCTGCGGGGGGAATACTCGGTGGAGTGGGGTATGGCATTTCGCAACATCGCAAAAAAGCGCGTTTGGAAAAGGATGAAGAGCCATTTACAGATATTTTTGATGAACCTCAACCTAAGAAAGAGACGGCCCCCTTTAAAATGACGTCGGAAACAATACACCCCGAAATTCACGTTTCTATCCCGGAAGCTACCGGATTTGTATCCCCATCCAATATAGACGTGCAAAATATTGATGAGGATACAG ACATATTAATGGAGACCCTGGTAGACGAGATTGGCCAAGAAGTACGTGAAGAGATGGACCAGTAG